In Candidatus Tectomicrobia bacterium, the genomic stretch CCATCCGCTTGTTGTAGAGGGCCAGGGTGCGCGGATTGAAGCTCTCGAAGCCGACGTAGACGTTGAAGCAGAGGCTCTCGCGCATGAGATCGAGGAGATCCAGGTCGTCCGTCACCTCGGAGCGGACCTGGGCCGACCAGCGCATGTCGAGGCCCTCCTCGATCTTCCGGCGGAGAATTTCCTTGGTGCGCCTGCGGTTCACCGCGAAGTTGTCGTCGCAGAAGAAGACGTAGTCACGGTCCCGGTAGAGGCTCAATTCCTCGATGACGCGGCCGACGCTCGTGTAGCGGTAGCCTCGGCCCAGCATGGCGGTGACGGAGCAGAAGGTGCAGTCGTAGGGGCAGCCGCGGCTCGTCATGATGGAGGCGACGCAGCCCTCCCCCCAGCCGTGGACGAGGCGGAAATCGGGAATCGGAAGAGCGTCGAGGTCGCCAACGAAGGCTCGGTTGGGATTGTGGACATGGCTCCCCCGCCCCGAGCGGCCCCCCGTCCAGAACGAGAGGTTCGGAATGCCCAACGGGGAGCGCCCGCCCTTGAGGGCGTCGAGGAGATCGAGTAGGGGCCCCTCCCCCTCCCCCTTCACCACGAAATCGGCGTGGCCGAGCGCCTCGCCGGGCCGGAAGCTGGCGTGGGTGCCGCCCATCACGACGGGGATGCCAGCCGCCCGGCAGCGGTCCGCCCAGTCGTAGCCGCGGGGGGAGGTGTTGGTCAGGCTGGAAATTCCCACCACGTCGGCCGTGGCGAGATCGCGCTCGTCCACCGGGGCCACGTCCTCGCAGTAGACCTTGGCCTCGTAGCCCGCCCGCTGGAGAAGCGTGGCGAGGAGAACCGCCCCCGTGCGGGGAATATGCACCCGGCTGTAGACGTTCGGGCTTTCGCTCTTGGGCTCGATGAAGATGATCTTGCGGATTGGCCGCATGACGCCTCTCCTGACCGCTGGACGCAAACCGAGCCCGGACCCCCGAGGATCCCCCGCCGAAGCGTTCCGGCTTATTCAAACGAGATCCGGCGCTCAACGCTCCTTAAATTGGAAGGGGCCGCCGTATTTTTTCAGGATACGCTGGTAGTCGCCCTGATAGATGCGGTCGTATTCGGGAATCCAGGCGTCGAGGTCCCCCTCCCGCCAGTACTCGTAGTCGTAGGCATACTCGCTGGGCTCGGCCAGCTCCTTATAGAGGGCCGGGTAGCGCTCATAGATCTGGCCGGGGCGGCAGCCGATGGGCCGCCAGTTGGGGTCGTCGGGCTTGGAGAGGTTCTCCTCGTCGAAATTGCGCGTGCGCAGGTAGCGCAGACGCTCCATGTCGAGGTCGCAGATGAGGACGCCAGGCTCGGACATCGAGGCCTCCATGCGCTCGGGCCCCGCCACCACCGCCCCCGCCGACATCTGCGTCTTGTAGTTAAAGCCGTGCCCCACGTAGAGGTTCTGGCTGGAGAGGACGTAGAAGAGGTTCTCCGCCGCGCGGGCCCGGGCAACGCATTTCCAGGTGTCGGTGAAGCCGAACCCGGTCTGGCTGTGCCGGCCGTGAACGGGCGAGACGATGATCTCGGCTCCCCGCAGCATGAGCAGGCGCGGGAGCTCCGGCACCCAGAGCTCGCTGCAGATCTGGAGGCCGATCCGCCCCAGGTCGGTCTCGACGCAGCAGGGCCCCTTGCCGGGCAGAAGGTGGCCCTTGCCGCCGTAGAGGTAGGCGTTCAGGGGCGGAGTGTCGGGCTGCTGGCGCAGGTAGCAGGCGATCTCCTCCCCTTCGGGGCTGAGCAGGCGGAGCGTCAGCAGATGGGCGCCCGGAATTTTGCTCTCGGTCACGTTGCCCGCGATGACATACATTGCATGCTGCTTGGCCTTTTTTTTGAGCTCCTCGACGGGGTTGAAAGGGAACTTGGGGTTGTCGAGCGGCCCCGTCATCGGGCCCGGGTAACCTTCCGGGTAGAGCAGGAGCTGGGCCCCCTTGGCTGCCGCTTCGTCGGCATAGCGGATGGCGGCCTCCGCGTTCCTCCATTCTTCTTCACCGAAGTGGGACTCCGGCAGGACGATTCCCACACGGACATTCGCAGGTCTGGCCAACACGCTCCCTCCCCAAAAATAGAAATGCCGATATGGATATCCTATTATTCGACGTTTTACCTGTCAATTTGGAAGGTCCGTTACCTGTCACTTAAAAAGGAGATTTTGAGCGGGGCCGGGAACTTCGAAGGGAAAAGAGAAACTAAGTGCCACTTTTTGAAACTAGGCCTTATACCTTTTTCCCGGGTATTTCTTGATTTTTCCGGCTGTAATCCGACCTTTTCCGGCCAGAAATGGGAAAGTCCGCCGATCAGCCGATGCCCAGGAGCCGGCAAGCGGTGCCGCCCCGGATTGCCGCCCGCTCCTCCTCCGTGAGGCCCGGCACCGAAGCGACAAACCCCACGGGGTCGCTCTCCTTCACGGCGAAGGGATAGTCGGTCCCCATGAGCAGGCGGTCCGCCCCCACCGCGTCGGCGATATAGCGCACGGCCTCGGGCCGGTGGGTGATCGTGTCGAAAAACATCCCCTTCAGGTACTCGCTCGGAGGCCGATGGATGACACCCTGGCACTGGTGCAAGACGCGGAACCCATGGTCGAAGCGGCCCTGGATCCAGACGGCCATCCCCCCCGCGTGGGCGAGGCAGATGCGCAGGCCCGGGAAGCGGTCCAGCACCCCGGCGAAGATGAGCCGCCCGGCCGCCACGGTGGTGTCCACAAGAAAACCGATGAGGTTGAAGAGATAGTATTCCTTCATCCGCTCCCGACCCGGCGGGCTGACCGGATGGATGCAGACCAGCATCCCCAGCCTCTCCGCCGCCGCCCAGAAAGGGGCGAGAGAAGGATGATCCAGATCGCGCTCCCCCGCCCGGGCGCCGATCTCGACTGATCGCATGCCCAGCCCGTGGACGCGCTCGAGCTCGGCCGCCGCCGCCTCGGGATCTTGCAGGGGGACCGTGGCCATCGCCACGAAGCGGTCCGGGTGGCGCCGCTGGAGGGCCGCCGCCTCGTCGTTCAGCAGGCGGGAGGACTCGGCCCCTACCTGAGCCGGCAGGTCGTAATGGAAGAGGAACGGCGGCGGGGAAACCACCTGCCGGTCCAGGCCCTGCTTCCGGATATCGGCCAGCTTCACCTCCACGTCATGGAAGCCATCGAGCAGCGGGATGAGCCGGTTGTCCGCCGCGAGGGCGGGCCTGCCGGAGGGGAGCTTGTCCAGGCGGACGCCCAGGGGATTGTTCTTCTTCCCCACCCATTCGAGGTAGGCGGGGGGGATGTAATGGGTATGGAGGTCGACAATCATCCTTCCGCCTTTCCGCCGCCGCTAGTCCCGAGGGGGAGCCGCCATGGTGACTTGTTCCTGCCGCAGCTTCTTCCAGATGTGGGAGCGCAACTCCGCGAAGCGCGGCGTTCCGCGCACGTCGTACTCCCAGCGCGGGCGCGGGAGGTCGATCGCCAGGATCTCCTCGATGCGGCCCGGCCGCGCCGACATGACCACCACCCGGTCGGCCAGGTACACCGCCTCGTCGATGCTGTGGGTGATGAAGACGACGGTCTTCTTCGTCCGGCTCCAGATGCGGAGCAGCTCCTCCTGCATGAACTCGCGCGTCTGGGCGTCCAGCGCGCCGAAGGGCTCGTCCATCAGGATGACCGCCGGGTCGATGGCGAGCACCCGGGCGATGCCCACCCGCTGCTGCATTCCACCCGAGAGCTCGTGCGGGTAGTGCCGCTCGAAGCCCTTCAGGCCGACCATCTCGATCCACCGATCCACGATGAGCCGCTGCCTCTCGGCCGGTATCCCCGCGATCTCCAGGCCAATGGCCACGTTGCCGTACACCGAGCGCCAAGGAAGGAGCCCGAAGCTCTGGAATACCATCCCTCGGTCCTGCCCCGGCCCGGCGACCGAGCGGCCATCGATTCGGATCTCCCCCCGGTCGAAGGGGATGAGCCCGTCGATGATCCGGAGGAAGGTCGTCTTCCCGCAGCCGCTCGGGCCGACAATGCAGAGGAACTCCTGGTCCGCTACCTCGAGGCCGATGTCCTTCAGCACCTCGACGCGCGTCTGCTCGTCCGCGGCCTCCCGCTTGACGAACGCCTTGGAGAGGCCGCGGATGGAAATCTTGGCCTGCGGCAACGGACGCCTCCCTACTTCCGGCCGAGCTCCTTCAGAGCGTTCTGCAGGAATGTGTCATTGGTCTGCTTGTCGGTGAACTTGAATCCGGGCTTGAGGCCCATCTTCTTGGCGTCCTCGGGGGAATTCGCGATGAGCCAGTCGGCGCTCTTCTGAAGGGTCGCGCGCAGCGGGGCGCCGCCGTTCACCGGCCAGAGTTTGTACTTCACCAGGTCCTTGTAGCCCTTCTGGAACATGGCGTCGTCATTGTAGGGGGCCACCTTCTTCGCCTCCGCCGCGAATTTCTTGGGGTCGTCGTAGGCGAGGCGGATGCCCCGGAGGCCCGCCGTCACGAGCTTCTGGACCACGGCCGGGTTTTCCTTGATGAACTTGGACGTAGAGACCAGCATCGGCCCCACGAGATCGGGGGCGTCCTCGGAAAAGACCGAGACGACGTGGAACTTGCCCGTGTCCGTGGCCTCGTAGACGTCATTCAGGCCGACGACGGTGGCGTCGATGCGCCCGGCGACCAGGGCGGCGATGCGATTCTCCCCGCCCCGGATGTAGAGCATCTCGAAGTCGCTGCGCTTCATGCCCAGCTTGTTCGCATAGAAGTCGATGATCGAGGCGCTCAGCCCGGAGGTGTCGTGGGCGGCGACCTTCTTGCCCTTCAGCTCCTTGATGCTCTTGATGTCTTTCTTCGCGATGACCGCCCACACCATCCGCTGCTCCGCGACCGCCAGGGCGACCATGTCCCCGCCCTTGGCCACCGTCTGCGCGAAGAAGGAGAACACCTGATACCCGACGTTCTCCTTCCCCGACAGGAGGGCGCGCGCCACGTTCCCCTGCCCGCGAAGGACGACGGGTTCCACCTTGATGTCGTCCAGGTAGAGGTTCCAGCCCACGAGCATGGCCGCCTTCTCCATGTCGAGACCGGCGGGATACAGCACCCGCACCGTCCGCTTCGCCGCCTCCGCCAAGCCCGCGGGGACGGCGAGAACGCCGGCGAGAAAAAGGACCACCGCCATCTTGAGGAAGTGCCGGTTGACCGCTCTCATTTTTCCCTCCTGTGCGGAAGCCGGGCCGCCGGCCCGGCGCCGCCCGCGCGGGCTATCCCTCCGCCCCCGCGGGCGCCTTCGCCTCCATCCCGCTCCGGATGGTGCTGGACTCCTTCCATGGGAAGAGCCAGGTCTCGATCGCCTTGACAAGGCGGACCGAGCCCAGCCCGTAAATCACGATGACGATGACCACGGCGAACACCACATCGGTGCG encodes the following:
- a CDS encoding ABC transporter ATP-binding protein, with the protein product MPQAKISIRGLSKAFVKREAADEQTRVEVLKDIGLEVADQEFLCIVGPSGCGKTTFLRIIDGLIPFDRGEIRIDGRSVAGPGQDRGMVFQSFGLLPWRSVYGNVAIGLEIAGIPAERQRLIVDRWIEMVGLKGFERHYPHELSGGMQQRVGIARVLAIDPAVILMDEPFGALDAQTREFMQEELLRIWSRTKKTVVFITHSIDEAVYLADRVVVMSARPGRIEEILAIDLPRPRWEYDVRGTPRFAELRSHIWKKLRQEQVTMAAPPRD
- a CDS encoding carbon-nitrogen hydrolase family protein, whose amino-acid sequence is MARPANVRVGIVLPESHFGEEEWRNAEAAIRYADEAAAKGAQLLLYPEGYPGPMTGPLDNPKFPFNPVEELKKKAKQHAMYVIAGNVTESKIPGAHLLTLRLLSPEGEEIACYLRQQPDTPPLNAYLYGGKGHLLPGKGPCCVETDLGRIGLQICSELWVPELPRLLMLRGAEIIVSPVHGRHSQTGFGFTDTWKCVARARAAENLFYVLSSQNLYVGHGFNYKTQMSAGAVVAGPERMEASMSEPGVLICDLDMERLRYLRTRNFDEENLSKPDDPNWRPIGCRPGQIYERYPALYKELAEPSEYAYDYEYWREGDLDAWIPEYDRIYQGDYQRILKKYGGPFQFKER
- a CDS encoding amidohydrolase family protein, producing the protein MIVDLHTHYIPPAYLEWVGKKNNPLGVRLDKLPSGRPALAADNRLIPLLDGFHDVEVKLADIRKQGLDRQVVSPPPFLFHYDLPAQVGAESSRLLNDEAAALQRRHPDRFVAMATVPLQDPEAAAAELERVHGLGMRSVEIGARAGERDLDHPSLAPFWAAAERLGMLVCIHPVSPPGRERMKEYYLFNLIGFLVDTTVAAGRLIFAGVLDRFPGLRICLAHAGGMAVWIQGRFDHGFRVLHQCQGVIHRPPSEYLKGMFFDTITHRPEAVRYIADAVGADRLLMGTDYPFAVKESDPVGFVASVPGLTEEERAAIRGGTACRLLGIG
- a CDS encoding ABC transporter substrate-binding protein yields the protein MRAVNRHFLKMAVVLFLAGVLAVPAGLAEAAKRTVRVLYPAGLDMEKAAMLVGWNLYLDDIKVEPVVLRGQGNVARALLSGKENVGYQVFSFFAQTVAKGGDMVALAVAEQRMVWAVIAKKDIKSIKELKGKKVAAHDTSGLSASIIDFYANKLGMKRSDFEMLYIRGGENRIAALVAGRIDATVVGLNDVYEATDTGKFHVVSVFSEDAPDLVGPMLVSTSKFIKENPAVVQKLVTAGLRGIRLAYDDPKKFAAEAKKVAPYNDDAMFQKGYKDLVKYKLWPVNGGAPLRATLQKSADWLIANSPEDAKKMGLKPGFKFTDKQTNDTFLQNALKELGRK